The genome window GGCCGGATGCTGTCCCGTCTCTGCATCCTGATGCTCCTGGCCCTGTCGGCCTGTGCGACCCACCCCGGCGCGGTGGATCATGTGCGGTTTGCGCGGGACAGGACCTTCGTGACGGCGGTGACCGACGCGGGCGTCCTCCGGGGCGTGGAAGGGGCGGGCGTGCGCGCCTTTCTGGGCGTGCCCTATGCCGCGCCGCCGACCGGCGACCTGCGCTGGCGAAGCCCGGAACCGGTCGAGGCCTGGAGCGGCGTGCATGACGCGACGCGCATCGGCTCCGACTGCACCCAGGCACTGGGACGCGAGGCCATCCTGGGGGGTGGCGGCGGGCTGGTGGTCGGGTCCGAGGACTGTCTGTTCGTCAATGTCTATCGACCGGCAGGGGAGGCCGCACGCCCCAAGCCCGTCATGGTCTATCTGCACGGTGGAGCCTTCACGATCGGAGCGGGGGCGAACTACGACCCCGGGCGGCTGGCAGTCGAACAGGACCGGGTCGTGGTCACGGTCAACTTCCGGCTGGGCGCGCTGGGGTGGCTGGCGCTGCCGGATTTCGCGGCCGAGGGGGAGGGCGTCGGCGGCAACTGGGGGCTGATGGACCAGCAGGCGGCGCTGCGCTGGGTGCAGGCCAATATCGCGGCCTTCGGGGGCGATCCGGCGGATGTCACCCTGTTCGCGGAAAGCTCGGGGGCCTGGAGCGCCTGCTATCTGATGACCTCGCCGGGGTCGACGGGGCTGTACAGCCGCGTGATCCTGCAGAGCGGGCCGTGTCTGGAGCCGTCGTCGCTGAACGCGGCGGCGGATCAGGCCGAGCCGGGTCTGCGGTTCGCCGCCCGTCTGGGATGCGAGGGGGCCGAGGTGGCCGCGTGCCTGAGGCGGACACCGGCGTGGCGGATCGCGCGGGGAGCCTCGACGCGGTCGGGCATCAACGGGCCAAAATCGTGGGGACCGGTCTATGGCGACGCCCTGGTGCCGCTCAGCCCGCCGCAGGCCTTTGCCAAGGGGGCCTTTACCCGGGTGCCGGTGATCGTAGGGTCGAACACCGACGAGGGGCGTCTGTTCGCCGGAGAAGTGCGCGACAGGGATCGCTACGAGAAGGAGACGCACTGGCTGTACGGGGATGCGGGCTCACGGGTGCTGGAGCGATATCCGGTCGGGGCCGAGGGGCCGGCCGCGGCCATCGCCTGGAGCTTCAGCGACAGCCGGTTCTCGTGTCCGGCAGACGCCCTGCGCCGGCTGCTGGCGCGCCACGTGCCGGTCTATGGCTATGAGTTCGCGGACCGGGATGTGCCCTTCATCCTGCCCGACTGGATCACCGGTCTGGACATGGGGGCCTTTCATGCGAGCGAGCTGGCCTATGTGTTCGGTACCTCGTGGATCTTCACCGACACGAAGCGCTGGACCGCCGGACAGAGGGCCTTGTCCGGGCGAATGATGGCCCTCTGGGCCGGGTTCGGCCACGACGCGGACTTCGAGGCCCGCTGGCCCCGGGTTTCTGAGGGTGGGGGACCGGTCGTGGTGTTCGACCCGGCGGGGGACCGTGTGGACGCCACCTTCCATGACCGCCACCAGTGCGATTTCTGGGGCGGGACGGCTCTGGGACCGGTCGAGCCGGGGGGATAATCGAGGCATCGCTCCCGCCGGTCCATGCGCGTTTACCGTTCCGCACAACCGGCGGCGGGTGCACGCTTGCCCGGAACCGGAAACGGGTGTGTAGGTTCGGATCCTGACGTTAGGATTTTGGTAACTTTCATGCGACGCGCCCTGCATATCGGCCTTTTCATCGGCACCCTGATCGGGGTGTCCGCCTGCGCGACGGTCAATGACGGGCATGGCCCGCAGCGGGGGGCCTATGGTTCTGTGGACGCCGGTCGGACCGGCTGATCACGGCCTGCAAGGAAATCGTGGCGAAAGCGGCCACATTCGTCTAACGATAGGAGGCGGACGCCGACTGTCGCGCCGCGCCGGTCCCACTCCCCCCTAGATGTTACTCATCGCCATCGTCGTCGTTCTGCTCCTCGTGGTGCTCAACGGCCTGTTCGCCGCGACCGAGATGGCGGTCGTTTCGTCCCGGAAATCCAAGCTGCAAAGCCGCGCCGAGCGCGGTGACCGGGGGGCCAGGGCGGCCCTGAAGCTTTCGGAAGACCCCACCCATTTTCTGTCGGCGGTCCAGGTCGGCATCACCCTGATCGGGATTCTGGCCGGTGCCTATGGTCAGGCGGCCATCGCGGGCGAGCTGACCCATATCCTCGAGACCGCTTTCCCGGCCACGGGCCACTATGCCGAGATCGTCTCCACGGCTCTGGTCGTGGTCGGCATCACCTATGTGTCGCTGATCGTCGGCGAACTGGTGCCCAAGCGGCTGGCGTTGATCTTTCCCGAATCGATCGCGGCCAAGATGGCGGCCCCGATCTCGACCGTGGCGATCGTGCTGCATCCCTTCGTGGTGCTGTTGACGGCCTCGACCTCGGCCATCCTGAAGATCATGGGCGTCAAGGATCGCGACGGGTCCGACGTCACCCAGGAAGAGGTCGAGACCATGATCGCCGAGGGCACGGCCTCGGGTCTGATCGAGCCCGAAGAACAGACGATGATCGAGGAAATCCTGCGGCTGGGCGACCGTCCGATCCGGGTCGCCATGACGCCGCGCCACGAAGTCTTCTGGGTCGCCCTGAACGATTCGGAAGCGGTTCTGCGCGAGGAGGTCCGGACCTGCCCCTATTCGCGGATCGTGGTGGCCAGGGAGAACGACGTCGATAACCCGCTGGGCGTCGTCCACAAGAAGGACCTGCTGGACAGCCTCCTCGACAACGGCGAGTTCAATGTCGAAAAACACGTCCAGACGCCGGCCTTCATCCCGCAGTCGACGTCGGTGCTGAAGGCGCTGGAGATCCTGAAGGCATCGAAGGTCCACATGGCCTTCCTGGTCGACGAGTTCGGTGCCTTCGAGGGCGTGGTGACGGCGACCGACCTGCTCGAAATGATCGCCGGCGACTTCGACGAAGGTCATGACGACAAGGAGGCCCTGATCCGCCAGCGAGAGGACGGCACCTGGCTGGTCGATGGCCAGACCGACCTGGACGAGCTGGCCGACGAACTGGGTGAGGACTTCGGCGAGGCGGACGGTTTCCACACCATCGCCGGCCTGGTTCTGCACCAGCTGTCGCGCGTGCCGGATGAAGGTGAAATCCTGCAACTGGGCCGGTTCGAGGTCGAGGTTATCGACATGGACGACCGACGCATCGACAAGCTGCTGTTCAGGCAACTCGTGAACAAGCAGGACGAGGCCGACGCAGTCGCGGCGCACCTGGATCATTGATGTGTTTGAGCGGATAGTCAGTTGGCTTAAACCGACGATGCCTGAAGAAGCTTATCCTAAATCAGTGTGGGGTGGGCTCGTTCGACACTATCGAGGCCAACTGGAAGAACTCGCTTCTTGGTCGAGAGATAACCTAGGCAAGTCGCTTCCTAAAATGACTCGAGGTTCGGAAGCTGAAGCGTGGACTGCAGCATCCTATGGGACCGTTCAGCTTTACGTTAAGCTATTGCCGGCAGATTTCCCGAGCTGGCTAAGTGATTTTGAGGGCCGTAAGGACGACGTCAGCTTGTCTCTATCGCTAGTCTATCCGATCTTTTCGGCGTTTTCAGAGGGGTTGGTCGAAGAGCGAAGGGTCAATCCGGATGCGTTCGATGAAAATCTCAAATCAACTTTGCTGAGCGCCCTAACAGGCTCTTGGCCGCTATTCACTCCCGGTCAGCATGTTGAACTTGCACAGCATGCAAGCCGCCACTTTTCTGATGCAGCACAATACGAAGATGGGCGCAAGTTTCTGAATGAAATCAAAATTGCGGCGACGCTTTGGACTGCGGCGGCTGCCGAAAACAACCAAACTGCGATGGGAGCCACCGAAACATACTTGGCTCAGCGCTTCCTCGATCTGAGAGGGATGCTGAAGGCGTGATCCGGCCTTGAAATGGCACGCCGTGTCAGGCATAGCCCCCGGTCTGGCGAACGGGCGCGTCGCGGGGATCTCCCCACGGCGCGTCTGACTTGTCTAGGAGTTTAGCTCAGCTGGTAGAGCACCGGTCTCCAAAACCGGGGGTCGTGGGTTCGAATCCCCCAACTCCTGCCATTTCCCCCCTGTCGTCGCAGCCTGGGCTTCCCCATCTGCGGGGGCCGGACCAAAGTTCGAAACGAGACCCGTAAGACGATCATGGCCAAGCCACAGTTTCCCGGCCGTCGGACCGGCAATCCCGCTGCCCGTGCCAAGCCGCAGATGGCAACGGCCGCTGCGGCCTCGACCGTCACAGTGGACGCGCCCGCGCCAAAGAAGCGGACCTCGCCCGGCCAGTTTATCAGCCAGGTCCAGGCCGAGGCGCGCAAGATCGTGTGGCCCAGCCGCAAGGAAACCTGGATCACCTCGGTCATGGTTTTCATGATGGTCGCGATCGCGGTCGTCTTCTTCTGGGCGGTGGACACGGGTCTGGGCTTTGCCTCGACCTGGGTTCTGGCCATCGGACAATAAGAAAAAAAGGAAGACGCGCCCCATGACGGATGCAGCGCCCGAAGCGAAAGCCGCCTCGAACCCCCGCCACAAGTGGTATATCGTCCACGCCTATTCGAACTTCGAAAAGAAGGTCGCCCAGCATATCCGCGACCAGGCCAAGCAGCGCGATCTGGAGGAATGCTTCTCCGAGATTCTGGTGCCGACCGAAGACGTCGTCGAGATCCGCCGGGGCCGCAAGGTCAACTCGGAACGCAAATTCTTCCCCGGCTATGTCCTGGTGAAGATGGAACTGACCGACGACGCCTACCACCTGGTCAAGGACACGCCCAAGGTCACAGGGTTCCTCGGAGCCGCTGGCGGCACCAAGCCGCTGCCGGTCAGCGAGCGCGAAGTTCAGGCCATCATCGGTGCGGTCGAGGAAGGCGTCGAGCGTCCCAAGCCCACGATCCGCTTCGACATCGGCGAGACCGTCAAGGTCATCGACGGTCCCTTTGCCAGCTTCGACGGCCAGGTGGAGAGCGTCGACGAGGACGCCGCCCGCCTGCGCGTCGCCGTGTCCATCTTCGGCCGTCCGACGCCGGTCGATCTGGAATACAGCCAGGTCGAGAAGAACGCGGCCTGAGAGCTCGTCTCCTCCCCATCGCCCTTCGGCGATGGGGAGGGGGACCGCCCGCCGCTTTGCGGGTGGTGGAGGGGCTCTTGAAGCCCCGCTGACGTTGCTTGTTTCAAGAACCCCTCCGTCACGACGCTGAAGAAGCGTCGCGCCACCTCCCCATCGCCGAAGGCGACGGGGAGGAGACGGGCGCATTGCTTCGGCCTCGCCATCCTGCTACACGCGCGCCTCCCGTGGCTCCGGCCCCGGGATAAATCCGTGGGAGGCCGCCATGCCGCACCACGGCTCACCGGCCCTGATTGAGTTCAGGGTCATTCACAGGAGAGACCAATGGCCAAGAAGATTCTGGGCTATATCAAGCTGCAGGTGCCGGCCGGTTCGGCCACGCCTTCGCCGCCCATCGGGCCTGCACTGGGCCAACGCGGTGTGAACATCATGGGCTTCGTCAAGGAGTTCAACGCGCGTACCGAGAAGGAAGTGAAGGGCACGCCCCTGCCGACCGTGATCACGGTCTATCAGGACAAGAGCTTCACCTTCGTCACCAAGACCCCGCCGGCCACCCACTACATCAAGCAGGCCGTCGGCATCACCTCGGGCGCCAAGCTGACGGGCCGCGAGACGGTCGGTTCGATCACCCGCACCCAGCTGCGCGAGATCGCCGAGAAGAAGATGAAGGACCTGAACGCCAACGATCTGGATGCCGCCGCGCGCATCATCGAAGGTTCCGCCAAGGCCATCGGCCTGAACATCGTGGAGCGCTAAGTCATGGCCAAGCAAACCAAGCGCATCAAGGCGTTCACTGCCGACACCCAGGCCCTGATGACCGTCTCCGACGCCATCGCGGCCGTGAAGGCCCACGCCACCGCCAAGTTCGACGAGTCGATCGAGATCGCCGTCAACCTGGGCGTCGATCCGCGTCACGCCGACCAACAGGTCCGGGGCGTCGTGAACCTGCCGTCCGGCACGGGCCGTGATGTCCGCGTCG of Brevundimonas subvibrioides contains these proteins:
- a CDS encoding carboxylesterase/lipase family protein; its protein translation is MLSRLCILMLLALSACATHPGAVDHVRFARDRTFVTAVTDAGVLRGVEGAGVRAFLGVPYAAPPTGDLRWRSPEPVEAWSGVHDATRIGSDCTQALGREAILGGGGGLVVGSEDCLFVNVYRPAGEAARPKPVMVYLHGGAFTIGAGANYDPGRLAVEQDRVVVTVNFRLGALGWLALPDFAAEGEGVGGNWGLMDQQAALRWVQANIAAFGGDPADVTLFAESSGAWSACYLMTSPGSTGLYSRVILQSGPCLEPSSLNAAADQAEPGLRFAARLGCEGAEVAACLRRTPAWRIARGASTRSGINGPKSWGPVYGDALVPLSPPQAFAKGAFTRVPVIVGSNTDEGRLFAGEVRDRDRYEKETHWLYGDAGSRVLERYPVGAEGPAAAIAWSFSDSRFSCPADALRRLLARHVPVYGYEFADRDVPFILPDWITGLDMGAFHASELAYVFGTSWIFTDTKRWTAGQRALSGRMMALWAGFGHDADFEARWPRVSEGGGPVVVFDPAGDRVDATFHDRHQCDFWGGTALGPVEPGG
- a CDS encoding hemolysin family protein; the encoded protein is MLLIAIVVVLLLVVLNGLFAATEMAVVSSRKSKLQSRAERGDRGARAALKLSEDPTHFLSAVQVGITLIGILAGAYGQAAIAGELTHILETAFPATGHYAEIVSTALVVVGITYVSLIVGELVPKRLALIFPESIAAKMAAPISTVAIVLHPFVVLLTASTSAILKIMGVKDRDGSDVTQEEVETMIAEGTASGLIEPEEQTMIEEILRLGDRPIRVAMTPRHEVFWVALNDSEAVLREEVRTCPYSRIVVARENDVDNPLGVVHKKDLLDSLLDNGEFNVEKHVQTPAFIPQSTSVLKALEILKASKVHMAFLVDEFGAFEGVVTATDLLEMIAGDFDEGHDDKEALIRQREDGTWLVDGQTDLDELADELGEDFGEADGFHTIAGLVLHQLSRVPDEGEILQLGRFEVEVIDMDDRRIDKLLFRQLVNKQDEADAVAAHLDH
- the secE gene encoding preprotein translocase subunit SecE; the protein is MAKPQFPGRRTGNPAARAKPQMATAAAASTVTVDAPAPKKRTSPGQFISQVQAEARKIVWPSRKETWITSVMVFMMVAIAVVFFWAVDTGLGFASTWVLAIGQ
- the rplK gene encoding 50S ribosomal protein L11; translated protein: MAKKILGYIKLQVPAGSATPSPPIGPALGQRGVNIMGFVKEFNARTEKEVKGTPLPTVITVYQDKSFTFVTKTPPATHYIKQAVGITSGAKLTGRETVGSITRTQLREIAEKKMKDLNANDLDAAARIIEGSAKAIGLNIVER
- the nusG gene encoding transcription termination/antitermination protein NusG, whose translation is MTDAAPEAKAASNPRHKWYIVHAYSNFEKKVAQHIRDQAKQRDLEECFSEILVPTEDVVEIRRGRKVNSERKFFPGYVLVKMELTDDAYHLVKDTPKVTGFLGAAGGTKPLPVSEREVQAIIGAVEEGVERPKPTIRFDIGETVKVIDGPFASFDGQVESVDEDAARLRVAVSIFGRPTPVDLEYSQVEKNAA